Proteins encoded in a region of the Coregonus clupeaformis isolate EN_2021a chromosome 9, ASM2061545v1, whole genome shotgun sequence genome:
- the LOC121573447 gene encoding GTP:AMP phosphotransferase AK3, mitochondrial isoform X1 has protein sequence MVLKRIFRTVIMGPPGSGKGTVSGRIVKRFGLTHLSSGDLLRANIKAKTELGLLMKSCIDQGQLVPDDIISRLILTEMRSIEQSSWLLDGYPRTLAQAETLDGVCSVDRVINLDVPFQTIKQRLTSRWLHLPSGRVYNIDFNPPKISGLDDVTGEPLIQRDDDRPETITRRLKSYENQTQPVLEYYRSKGMLETFSGTETNKIWPHIQAFLSETLFSQNENVVGKA, from the exons ATGGTTCTAAAAAGGATATTCCGGACGGTTATCATGGGACCTCCGGGCTCCGGGAAGGGCACAGTGTCGGGGCGCATAGTAAAACGTTTCGGATTAACGCATCTTTCAAGTGGGGACCTTTTGAGGGCCAACATTAAAGCCAAAACAG AGCTGGGTCTTCTGATGAAGTCATGCATCGACCAGGGTCAGCTGGTACCTGATGACATAATCTCCCGTCTCATCCTAACAGAGATGAGGAGCATAGAGCAGAGCAGCTGGCTGCTGGACG GGTACCCCCGCACCTTGGCTCAGGCGGAGACTCTAGACGGCGTGTGCAGTGTGGACAGAGTCATCAACCTGGACGTTCCTTTCCAGACCATCAAACAGAGACTGACCTCTCGCTGGCTGCACCTCCCCAGCGGACGCGTCTACAACATCGACTTCAACCCACCCAAGATATCT GGCCTTGATGACGTCACTGGAGAGCCTCTGattcagagagatgatgacagaCCAGAGACCATCACCAGGAGGCTAAAGTCCTACGAGAACCAGACACAACCTGTGTTAGAGTACTACAG GAGCAAAGGGATGTTGGAGACATTCTCAGGAACGGAAACCAACAAGATCTGGCCTCACATTCAGGCATTTCTGTCCGAAACACTCTTCTCCCAAAATGAAAATGTTGTTGGGAAAGCCTAG
- the LOC121573447 gene encoding GTP:AMP phosphotransferase AK3, mitochondrial isoform X2 — MVLKRIFRTVIMGPPGSGKGTVSGRIVKRFGLTHLSSGDLLRANIKAKTGYPRTLAQAETLDGVCSVDRVINLDVPFQTIKQRLTSRWLHLPSGRVYNIDFNPPKISGLDDVTGEPLIQRDDDRPETITRRLKSYENQTQPVLEYYRSKGMLETFSGTETNKIWPHIQAFLSETLFSQNENVVGKA; from the exons ATGGTTCTAAAAAGGATATTCCGGACGGTTATCATGGGACCTCCGGGCTCCGGGAAGGGCACAGTGTCGGGGCGCATAGTAAAACGTTTCGGATTAACGCATCTTTCAAGTGGGGACCTTTTGAGGGCCAACATTAAAGCCAAAACAG GGTACCCCCGCACCTTGGCTCAGGCGGAGACTCTAGACGGCGTGTGCAGTGTGGACAGAGTCATCAACCTGGACGTTCCTTTCCAGACCATCAAACAGAGACTGACCTCTCGCTGGCTGCACCTCCCCAGCGGACGCGTCTACAACATCGACTTCAACCCACCCAAGATATCT GGCCTTGATGACGTCACTGGAGAGCCTCTGattcagagagatgatgacagaCCAGAGACCATCACCAGGAGGCTAAAGTCCTACGAGAACCAGACACAACCTGTGTTAGAGTACTACAG GAGCAAAGGGATGTTGGAGACATTCTCAGGAACGGAAACCAACAAGATCTGGCCTCACATTCAGGCATTTCTGTCCGAAACACTCTTCTCCCAAAATGAAAATGTTGTTGGGAAAGCCTAG
- the LOC121573451 gene encoding hsp90 co-chaperone Cdc37-like 1 isoform X2 has translation MEWFGTGNSPMFPEEEEGCSASASPVPSSFHSSSLKEVAGAESMASLCQSQQQCVKASIVSRWQLVEAQDQLCGLELHGSESAEQERARAVASQSELSQTEQEWRRKESMLGGSRSPVLSSDSSRDMFDKSIINSKNFELEDHDKSKTFVQKYEKELRHFGMLRRWDDSQRFLSDLHHLICEETANYLILWCFRLQAEEKEALMEQVAHQAVAMQFILEMASTSQQDPRGCFRQFFNKAKAGQEGYLNVFHTELEAFKQRVKEYTVKFKGATLSDTQHQSSTARCRLDPKEVLESLPPELKAGFQLQDMQILQNVLSTMNPQVAEYHVKRCLEAGLWTNKEGRWSKEEVTCETDDLRMMET, from the exons ATGGAGTGGTTCGGGACTGGAAACTCCCCCATGTTTCCCGAAGAAGAAGAGGGCTGCAGTGCCTCCGCCTCTCCTGTGCCAAGTAGCTTTCACAGCTCCTCACTGAAG GAGGTTGCCGGTGCAGAGTCCATGGCGTCCCTGTGCCAGAgccagcagcagtgtgtgaagGCCTCCATCGTCTCCAGATGGCAGCTGGTGGAGGCTCAGGACCAGCTGTGTGGGCTGGAGCTGCACGGCTCCGAGAGCGCAGAGCAGGAGCGCGCCCGCGCTGTCGCCAGCCAATCAGAGCTCTCGCAGACTGAACAGGAGTGGCGCCGGAAGGAGAGCATGCTGGGAGGCAGCAGGAGCCCCGTGCTCAGCTCTGACAGCAGCCGGGACATGTTTGACAAG AGTATTATTAATAGTAAAAACTTTGAATTGGAGGATCACGACAAGAGCAAAACCTTTGTTCAGAAGTACGAAAAAGAATTGAGACATTTCG GCATGTTGCGGAGGTGGGATGACAGCCAGCGCTTCCTGTCTGACCTGCACCACCTCATCTGTGAGGAGACGGCCAACTATCTGATCCTCTGGTGCTTCAGACTTCAGGCTGAAGAG AAAGAGGCGTTGATGGAGCAGGTAGCTCACCAGGCTGTTGCTATGCAGTTTATCCTGGAGATGGCCAGCACCTCCCAGCAGGATCCCAGAGGCTGCTTCCGTCAGTTCTTCAACAAAGCTAAA GCAGGACAAGAGGGGTACTTAAACGTCTTCCATACTGAGCTAGAGGCCTTTAAGCAGAGAGTAAAAGAGTACACTGTCAAGTTCAAAGGAGCGACACTCTCCGACACACAACACCAGAGCAGTACAGCACGCTGTCGTCTGGATCCCAAAGAGGTTCTAGAATCTTTACCCCCA GAACTGAAGGCAGGGTTCCAGCTGCAAGATATGCAGATTCTCCAGAATGTTCTCAGCACCATGAATCCACAG GTGGCAGAGTACCATGTGAAGCGTTGTCTGGAGGCTGGCTTGTGGACTAACAAAGAAGGGAGATGGTCCAAGGAGGAAGTTACTTGCGAAACAGACGACCTGCGCATGATGGAGACATAA
- the LOC121573451 gene encoding hsp90 co-chaperone Cdc37-like 1 isoform X1, with product MEWFGTGNSPMFPEEEEGCSASASPVPSSFHSSSLKEVAGAESMASLCQSQQQCVKASIVSRWQLVEAQDQLCGLELHGSESAEQERARAVASQSELSQTEQEWRRKESMLGGSRSPVLSSDSSRDMFDKSIINSKNFELEDHDKSKTFVQKYEKELRHFGMLRRWDDSQRFLSDLHHLICEETANYLILWCFRLQAEEKEALMEQVAHQAVAMQFILEMASTSQQDPRGCFRQFFNKAKAGQEGYLNVFHTELEAFKQRVKEYTVKFKGATLSDTQHQSSTARCRLDPKEVLESLPPELKAGFQLQDMQILQNVLSTMNPQNSFLERGRGKERKRVKEYHPQLAPRSLTPCQILKESEKRK from the exons ATGGAGTGGTTCGGGACTGGAAACTCCCCCATGTTTCCCGAAGAAGAAGAGGGCTGCAGTGCCTCCGCCTCTCCTGTGCCAAGTAGCTTTCACAGCTCCTCACTGAAG GAGGTTGCCGGTGCAGAGTCCATGGCGTCCCTGTGCCAGAgccagcagcagtgtgtgaagGCCTCCATCGTCTCCAGATGGCAGCTGGTGGAGGCTCAGGACCAGCTGTGTGGGCTGGAGCTGCACGGCTCCGAGAGCGCAGAGCAGGAGCGCGCCCGCGCTGTCGCCAGCCAATCAGAGCTCTCGCAGACTGAACAGGAGTGGCGCCGGAAGGAGAGCATGCTGGGAGGCAGCAGGAGCCCCGTGCTCAGCTCTGACAGCAGCCGGGACATGTTTGACAAG AGTATTATTAATAGTAAAAACTTTGAATTGGAGGATCACGACAAGAGCAAAACCTTTGTTCAGAAGTACGAAAAAGAATTGAGACATTTCG GCATGTTGCGGAGGTGGGATGACAGCCAGCGCTTCCTGTCTGACCTGCACCACCTCATCTGTGAGGAGACGGCCAACTATCTGATCCTCTGGTGCTTCAGACTTCAGGCTGAAGAG AAAGAGGCGTTGATGGAGCAGGTAGCTCACCAGGCTGTTGCTATGCAGTTTATCCTGGAGATGGCCAGCACCTCCCAGCAGGATCCCAGAGGCTGCTTCCGTCAGTTCTTCAACAAAGCTAAA GCAGGACAAGAGGGGTACTTAAACGTCTTCCATACTGAGCTAGAGGCCTTTAAGCAGAGAGTAAAAGAGTACACTGTCAAGTTCAAAGGAGCGACACTCTCCGACACACAACACCAGAGCAGTACAGCACGCTGTCGTCTGGATCCCAAAGAGGTTCTAGAATCTTTACCCCCA GAACTGAAGGCAGGGTTCCAGCTGCAAGATATGCAGATTCTCCAGAATGTTCTCAGCACCATGAATCCACAG AATTCCttcctggagagagggagaggaaaagagaggaagagagtgaaagAATATCACCCCCAACTGGCCCCCCGAAGTCTGACTCCATGTCAAATCCTAAAAGAGAGTGAAAAGAGGAAATGA
- the LOC121573451 gene encoding hsp90 co-chaperone Cdc37-like 1 isoform X3, which translates to MEWFGTGNSPMFPEEEEGCSASASPVPSSFHSSSLKEVAGAESMASLCQSQQQCVKASIVSRWQLVEAQDQLCGLELHGSESAEQERARAVASQSELSQTEQEWRRKESMLGGSRSPVLSSDSSRDMFDKSIINSKNFELEDHDKSKTFVQKYEKELRHFGMLRRWDDSQRFLSDLHHLICEETANYLILWCFRLQAEEKEALMEQVAHQAVAMQFILEMASTSQQDPRGCFRQFFNKAKAGQEGYLNVFHTELEAFKQRVKEYTVKFKGATLSDTQHQSSTARCRLDPKEVLESLPPELKAGFQLQDMQILQNVLSTMNPQNRIPSWREGEEKRGRE; encoded by the exons ATGGAGTGGTTCGGGACTGGAAACTCCCCCATGTTTCCCGAAGAAGAAGAGGGCTGCAGTGCCTCCGCCTCTCCTGTGCCAAGTAGCTTTCACAGCTCCTCACTGAAG GAGGTTGCCGGTGCAGAGTCCATGGCGTCCCTGTGCCAGAgccagcagcagtgtgtgaagGCCTCCATCGTCTCCAGATGGCAGCTGGTGGAGGCTCAGGACCAGCTGTGTGGGCTGGAGCTGCACGGCTCCGAGAGCGCAGAGCAGGAGCGCGCCCGCGCTGTCGCCAGCCAATCAGAGCTCTCGCAGACTGAACAGGAGTGGCGCCGGAAGGAGAGCATGCTGGGAGGCAGCAGGAGCCCCGTGCTCAGCTCTGACAGCAGCCGGGACATGTTTGACAAG AGTATTATTAATAGTAAAAACTTTGAATTGGAGGATCACGACAAGAGCAAAACCTTTGTTCAGAAGTACGAAAAAGAATTGAGACATTTCG GCATGTTGCGGAGGTGGGATGACAGCCAGCGCTTCCTGTCTGACCTGCACCACCTCATCTGTGAGGAGACGGCCAACTATCTGATCCTCTGGTGCTTCAGACTTCAGGCTGAAGAG AAAGAGGCGTTGATGGAGCAGGTAGCTCACCAGGCTGTTGCTATGCAGTTTATCCTGGAGATGGCCAGCACCTCCCAGCAGGATCCCAGAGGCTGCTTCCGTCAGTTCTTCAACAAAGCTAAA GCAGGACAAGAGGGGTACTTAAACGTCTTCCATACTGAGCTAGAGGCCTTTAAGCAGAGAGTAAAAGAGTACACTGTCAAGTTCAAAGGAGCGACACTCTCCGACACACAACACCAGAGCAGTACAGCACGCTGTCGTCTGGATCCCAAAGAGGTTCTAGAATCTTTACCCCCA GAACTGAAGGCAGGGTTCCAGCTGCAAGATATGCAGATTCTCCAGAATGTTCTCAGCACCATGAATCCACAG AACAGAATTCCttcctggagagagggagaggaaaagagaggaagagagtga